A genomic window from Tenebrio molitor chromosome X, icTenMoli1.1, whole genome shotgun sequence includes:
- the SWIP gene encoding WASH complex subunit 4 isoform X2: MLEPKNVAEKKLNAETHRIIGEVQLLQYGNFLDKYTVDLCNFKEKLPNNLNVRLEPILLQSSRSENISLLHLVHSDHKLLSRILASLSSICEEINLLVEEARGYYAIFVFYGEGKNTTWENLESVSSIVEVLQKVNCFIERCHQVITLLFQQLCAILGKDHNAIRSNACFPELLDCLAELLVCLLTFDSLFSSHAVLKEHWSLYWRSVKSILHNPSKYRMTREQIRSLDKHLASIENALLTGNIFKTALEKCLDEKLIFVIKNSSLSNEIAAYINQLLNELERDEENIFFTQVWLQVNSLVVLEHYLFGSTDKKLVKRLLEVNKKASACTLCGNVLWYPEQFLLKHVPSLTKFIDEKTVDNVRLTKIALRSQSLPKESHALSLQACHWMIEIDRITRRNLTSFDVRHLQKTSDLLIEGIKLVKKISEVVKWITNLHADKGRPMAKSVLLALCRLVEILKCFQFIFHKKLLPLVYIISLISQHLSHKALTLLRHVRKSLTQEKSYKEQQLDVLSALNICEQNLKGPNTSQRILIAKLSLSASGLSYDHLTEIRSVINRLELICCVHSILNRLCDCSFLYWHQIYMLPVYFSKLIETKADLSRYYASASSVWFGNSRGQSSNANA; the protein is encoded by the exons atgctTGAACCAAAAAATGTagcggaaaaaaaattaaatgcggAAACTCATA gaataaTTGGAGAGGTGCAATTACTCCAGTATGGTAATTTTTTGGATAAGTACACTGTAgatttatgtaattttaaagaaaaattaccaAATAACCTAAACGTACGACTAGAGCCCATCTTGCTACAG AGTTCCAGGagtgaaaatatttctttgcTGCATTTAGTGCACTCTGATCATAAATTGCTAAGCAGAATATTAGCAAGTTTATCTTCAATATGtgaagaaataaatttgttggtTGAGGAGGCTCGAGGTTATTATGCAATATTTGTTTTCTATGGAGAAG GAAAAAATACAACTTGGGAGAATTTAGAGTCAGTTTCGTCCATTGTTGAAGTATTACAAAAagtcaattgttttattgaacGCTGCCATCAAGTTATCACTTTATTATTCCAACAATTGTGCGCTATCTTAGGCAAAGACCACAATGCAATACGCTCTAATGCTTGTTTTcca gAATTACTGGATTGCTTAGCAGAATTGTTAGTTTGTTTGTTGACTTTTGATAGTCTATTCTCTTCACATGCTGTATTAAAAGAACATTGGTCATTGTATTGGAGGTCTGTTAAAAGTATTTTACATAATCCTTCCAAATATCGCATGACGCGGGAACAAATCAGATCTCTCGATAAACATTTAGCAAGTATTgaaaatgcattattaactggaaatatttttaag acCGCCTTAGAAAAATGTCTTGACGAAAAATTAATCTTCGTCATTAAAAACAGTAGTCTTTCAAATGAAATTGCTGCCTATATTAATCAATTGTTAAACGAGTTGGAGAGAGATgaagaaaacatattttttacgcAAGTTTGGCTACAAGTAAATTCACTGGTTGTTTTAGAGCATTATTTGTTTGGTAGTACAGATAAAAAATTAGTTAAGCGTCTTCTGGAAGTCAACAAAAAG GCTTCCGCGTGTACATTGTGTGGAAATGTGCTATGGTACCccgaacaatttttattaaaacatgtTCCCTCCTTGACCAAATTCATTGATGAGAAAACTGTTGATAATGTTAGACTTACAAAAATCGCCTTAAGAAGCCAAAGTTTGCCCAAAGAATCACACGCGTTGTCATTACAG GCGTGTCACTGGATGATCGAAATTGACAGAATAACGCGAAGGAATTTAACGAGTTTTGATGTgagacatttacaaaaaacttCTGACTTGTTGATAGAGGGAATCAAATTGGTGAAAAAAATCAGTGAAGTTGTCAAGTGGATAACTAATTTGCACGCTGACAAAGGGCGACCTATGGCCAAGTCCGTTCTTCTAGCGTTATGTCGACTTGTCGAAATCCtgaagtgttttcaatttatatttcataaaaaattgttgcccCTAGTATATATTATTTCGTTAATTTCTCAACATTTGTCTCACAAAGCTTTAACGTTATTGCGCCACGTCCGc AAAAGCTTAACGCAAGAGAAATCTTACAAAGAACAACAGTTGGACGTTTTGTCTGCTTTGAACATttgcgaacaaaatttaaagg GGCCTAACACGAGCCAACGAATTTTAATAGCAAAGTTGTCTCTTTCCGCAAGTGGGTTATCCTATGATCATTTAACTGAGATAAGATCTGTGATAAACCGTTTagaattaatttgttgtgTACATTCTATATTAAATCGGCTATGTGATTGCTCTTTTTTATATTGGCACCAGATTTATATGTTGcctgtatatttttcaaagttgaTTGAAACCAAAGCTGACCTATCTAGATATTAT gCTAGCGCGTCTTCAGTATGGTTTGGAAACAGTCGAGGACAATCTTCCAATGCAAACGCTTGA
- the LOC138139780 gene encoding kinesin-like protein KIF11 encodes MSTADRKGSPMKVYARQRPLLRHEIDLKCWSVVHSTTPREITIRGGTVDKKYNFDQVFGEAVTQFEIYNRVVAPMISNIISGYNCTVFLYGQSGTGKTYTMLGPNPINPEADLQQDPFVGLVPRASEHLFLLLSKLNPQTDYTARMSLIEIYNEEVRDLLNGSLPLRIYDDPLTKGSICLKDLSKVTVFNTRDVFDWLSIGITQRQNSATNLNLQSSRSHLLFTFLINTREQTPNGEEIVKTGRLHLVDLAGSENASRSAALDVRARETATVNKSLLTLGKVIKDLGQKMVHIPYRDSKLTRILQDSLGGNSKTSMIVTFSPSSNAWDETVSSFDVGTLARNVINFPLVDVNKKQANFLKELEDKICHLKGELWAATFREGLYVSAQTYEKMTQDVKVNNEKILDLIREIRELEEHMLSRESQYRSLNESFEKTNRYLESSKKALKEKEEVVKKDKDRVDHLVERQEELVNSANILMDVCKNTTKEVEIYHKKYQDKCNTNINNAKLSEDMLSLCARCMKEIKNTAEHYTQSQSTQVSKVQEANQTLQNDHVNNLDRMKQFSLDIQDKFKSYNLNSDELFKSDVNNFDGKNIEKFVSDTYENSISHLQNRGEIADSLDELRNYFKRKNTELENGLKQCLNIVNANMTQKEQTGVKITNQLEQIKKDIKERKARVEGRIEKEGKFISVLKTELLDAKKEEEECTAESLVVEQRMKEMMELIKQNQRNQQAARARERVNDYVQNLSTTVTSHKAAAESARKVAEDNEANLRKQALGDKNKVKHFVTQMTGAVNKNLGHRSLELKKDMLEWEKRIDSIKEDVAQAESGCTQLMEYNMRLITQFKENCNATVQQFVQHSIDYLKTLQDNVDSTGHAGDTPVKKTYIYPKNVPKSTVDATLLSQELSEKSEPASKPDPEETK; translated from the exons ATGAGTACCGCCGACAGAAAAGGTTCTCCGATGAAAGTATACGCAAGACAACG ACCGCTACTCAGACACGAAATAGATTTGAAGTGTTGGAGTGTTGTGCACAGCACTACTCCCAGAGAAATCACCATAAGGGGGGGAACCGTCGACAAGAAATACAACTTTGATCAAGTTTTTGGAGAGGCCGTAACACAGTTTGAGATTTATAATCGCGTCGTCGCTCCGATGATCTCGAACATAATTTCTGGATATAATTGTACCGTTTTTCTTTATGGACAGTCAGGAACTGGGAAAACCTACACAATGTTGGGTCCAAATCCTATCAATCCAGAAGCTGATTTGCAACAA GATCCTTTCGTCGGTTTAGTACCCAGAGCTTCAGAACATTTGTTCTTGCTGCTAAGTAAATTAAATCCACAAACTGATTACACAGCAAGAATGTCATTAATAGAGATTTATAATGAGGAAGTCCGGGATTTATTAAACGGAAGTTTGCCGTTAAG GATATATGATGACCCCTTAACTAAAGGCTCAATTTGCTTGAAAGATCTGTCAAAGGTCACAGTTTTTAATACTAGAGACGTCTTCGATTGGCTGTCCATTGGCATAACACAAAGACAGAATTCAGCCACAAACCTCAACTTGCAAAGTTCACGTTCTCATCTTCTATTCACGTTTTTAATTAACACGAGAGAACAAACCCCAAATGGCGAGGAAATAGTCAAAACTGGACGTCTCCATCTAGTCGATTTAGCAGGTAGCGAAAATGCCAGTCGGTCCGCAGCTCTAGACGTGAGGGCCAGGGAGACGGCCACCGTTAACAAGTCTCTTCTAACATTGGGTAAAGTGATTAAAGATTTGGGACAAAAAATGGTACACATTCCTTACAG AGATTCGAAGCTCACAAGGATCTTACAGGATAGTTTGGGTGGCAATTCGAAGACTTCTATGATTGTTACGTTTTCCCCGAGCAGTAATGCTTGGGATGAAACGGTCAGTTCTTTCGACGTAGGTACCCTCGCAAGAAACGTGATAAACTTTCCGTTGGTTGACGTGAATAAAAAACAAGCGAACTTTTTGAAAGAGCTTGAAGATAAGATTTGCCATCTGAAGGGGGAACTATGGGCTGCCACGTTTAGGGAGGGATTGTACGTCAGTGCCCAAACGTAcgagaaaatgacacaagatgTAAAAGTGAACAACGAGAAGATACTGGATTTGATAAGAGAGATCAGAGAGTTGGAAGAACATATGCTCTCTCGGGAGTCGCAGTATCGAAGTTTGAACGAATCGTTCGAAAAAACCAACAGATATTTGGAGAGTTCGAAGAAGGCTTTGAAAGAAAAGGAAGAGGTAGTTAAGAAAGACAAAGATCGAGTGGATCATTTAGTAGAAAGGCAGGAAGAACTGGTTAACTCTGCTAATATACTGATGGACGTGTGTAAAAATACCACAAAAGAGGTGGAGATATACCATAAGAAATATCAAGACAAGTGCAATACAAACATTAACAACGCTAAACTTTCTGAAGACATGTTGTCGCTTTGTGCAAGGTGCATGAAAGAGATTAAAAACACGGCTGAGCATTATACTCAGAGTCAGAGCACTCAAGTCAGTAAAGTTCAAGAGGCGAATCAGACTTTACAAAATGATCACGTTAACAATTTGGATCGAATGAAACAGTTCTCATTGGACATTCAAGATAAATTCAAAAGTTACAACTTGAATTCCGATGAGTTGTTCAAAAGCGACGTCAAcaactttgacgggaaaaATATCGAAAAATTCGTATCTGACACTTATGAAAATAGTATTTCGCATTTACAAAATCGGGGTGAAATCGCAGATTCACTCGATGAGTTAAGGAATTACTTTAAGAGAAAGAACACTGAGCTGGAAAATGGGTTAAAGCAGTGCCTTAACATT GTAAATGCGAACATGACTCAAAAAGAACAAACTGGGGttaaaataacaaatcaattggaacagattaaaaaagatataaagGAAAGGAAAGCGCGCGTCGAAGGACGGATTGAGAAAGAAGGAAAGTTCATATCGGTACTTAAAACTGAACTTCTGGATgccaaaaaagaagaagaagagtgCACGGCGGAGTCTCTGGTTGTGGAACAAAGAATGAAGGAGATGAtggaattaattaaacaaaatcagCGCAACCAACAAGCTGCACGAGCCAGAGAAAGAGTAAACGATTACGTACAAAAC TTGAGTACAACTGTGACATCCCATAAAGCTGCTGCCGAATCTGCGAGAAAGGTTGCTGAAGACAATGAAGCCAATTTGCGCAAGCAAGCTCTTGGGGACAAGAATAAAGTAAAACACTTCGTGACACAAATGACAGGAGccgttaataaaaatttgggTCATCGCAGTCTT GAACTTAAAAAAGATATGCTCGAATGGGAAAAAAGAATTGATTCTATAAAAGAAGATGTTGCACAAGCGGAATCGGGATGTACTCAGCTGATGGAGTACAACATGAGGCTGATCACacaatttaaagaaaactGTAATGCTACCGTGCAGCAGTTTGTTCAACACTCGattgattatttaaaaacattacaaGATAATGTCGATTCCACAGGACATGCCGGTGATACACCCGTTAAAAAGACTTACATATATCCTAAAAATGTTCCCAAATCCACCGTGGATGCAACATTATTGTCTCAGGAGTTATCAGAAAAGTCAGAACCGGCATCAAAACCT GACCCCGAGGAGACaaaataa
- the LOC138139781 gene encoding dolichyl-diphosphooligosaccharide--protein glycosyltransferase subunit 1, with product MCQVHVSIYRDSGDVGSVNRRKMHRLLFLFICITSGTYAEQASQQLINKNVERTIDLTSQLVKITSTITLENTGKETVRTFLVALEPETVGNLSYISVKDSLKEDLKFIPTKIENQIEAYTVQFKQALAPGRTATLSLETIFTKGLVPYPNSITQKEKQLVRYFGNHYFYTPYLTTKQTTTVTLSSRSVESYTKLKPVTQSDSTITYGPYNDVAPLTQDRLILHYENNSPFLTVTRLERLIEISHWGNIAVEENVEILHTGAKLKGSFSRYDYQRDTSSSHHSIKSYRTILPAAAYNIYYRDSNGNISTSQVRTRKDWIELELRPRFPLFGGWRSSYTLGYSVPSYQYLFRKSSSEYVLNMRLLDHVFDDMHVEELETSVVLPVGVSNVQITTPFDVERLADGVTYKYLDHLGRSVIRLKKTNLVEQHIQDLEIVYHWKSLLLLHEPILLALALYVLFIFVIIYVRLDFSIHKPEHSKKE from the coding sequence ATGTGTCAAGTACATGTATCAATTTATCGTGATAGTGGTGATGTTGGAAGTGTAAATCGACGAAAAATGCACCGATTACtgtttttgttcatttgtATAACATCCGGAACTTATGCAGAGCAAGCGAGTCaacaattaataaacaaaaatgtcgaAAGAACAATCGATTTAACATCACAATTAGTCAAAATAACGTCGACCATAACCTTAGAAAATACCGGTAAAGAAACTGTACGTACCTTTCTTGTTGCTTTGGAACCAGAGACCGTCGGCAACTTATCCTACATATCAGTGAAAGACTCACTGAAAGAAGACTTGAAATTCATTCcaacaaaaatagaaaaccAGATTGAAGCCTACACTGTACAGTTCAAACAAGCTTTAGCGCCAGGCCGCACAGCAACTCTGAGCCTCGAAACCATTTTCACGAAAGGTTTGGTTCCATATCCTAATAGCATAACGCAGAAAGAAAAACAGCTGGTGCGTTATTTTGGTAACCATTATTTCTACACCCCATACTTGACGACTAAACAAACTACTACTGTCACACTCAGCTCTCGAAGTGTTGAAAGTTACACTAAACTTAAACCGGTAACACAGTCTGATTCTACCATTACCTATGGACCTTACAATGATGTTGCACCATTGACCCAAGACAGATTGATCCtgcattatgaaaataattcaCCATTCCTAACTGTGACGCGTTTGGAACGTTTGATCGAAATATCTCACTGGGGCAACATCGCTGttgaagaaaatgtcgaaattttaCACACCGGTGCCAAGTTAAAGGGTTCCTTTTCTCGATACGACTATCAAAGGGACACCAGCAGCAGCCATCACAGTATCAAGTCATACCGGACAATACTCCCAGCTGCAGCATATAACATCTATTATCGTGACAGCAATGGAAATATCTCCACTTCACAAGTGAGAACTCGTAAAGACTGGATTGAACTAGAACTCAGACCGCGTTTTCCGCTCTTTGGGGGCTGGCGCAGCTCCTACACTTTGGGGTACAGCGTGCCAAGCTACCAATATTTATTCAGAAAATCTAGTAGCGAATATGTTCTAAATATGCGACTTCTTGACCATGTTTTCGATGATATGCATGTAGAAGAATTGGAAACATCAGTAGTTTTGCCTGTTGGAGTGTCAAATGTTCAAATTACCACTCCATTTGATGTAGAAAGATTGGCTGATGGAGTTACTTATAAATATTTGGATCATTTGGGAAGAAGCGTAATCAGATTAAAGAAAACTAATTTGGTGGAACAGCACATTCAAGATTTAGAGATTGTGTATCACTGGAAATCACTTCTGCTGCTGCACGAGCCTATTTTGTTGGCCCTCGCACTAtacgttttgtttatttttgttattatataTGTGCGACTTGATTTTTCCATTCACAAGCCAGAACATAgtaaaaaagaataa
- the SWIP gene encoding WASH complex subunit 4 isoform X1 gives MLEPKNVAEKKLNAETHRIIGEVQLLQYGNFLDKYTVDLCNFKEKLPNNLNVRLEPILLQSSRSENISLLHLVHSDHKLLSRILASLSSICEEINLLVEEARGYYAIFVFYGEGKNTTWENLESVSSIVEVLQKVNCFIERCHQVITLLFQQLCAILGKDHNAIRSNACFPELLDCLAELLVCLLTFDSLFSSHAVLKEHWSLYWRSVKSILHNPSKYRMTREQIRSLDKHLASIENALLTGNIFKTALEKCLDEKLIFVIKNSSLSNEIAAYINQLLNELERDEENIFFTQVWLQVNSLVVLEHYLFGSTDKKLVKRLLEVNKKASACTLCGNVLWYPEQFLLKHVPSLTKFIDEKTVDNVRLTKIALRSQSLPKESHALSLQACHWMIEIDRITRRNLTSFDVRHLQKTSDLLIEGIKLVKKISEVVKWITNLHADKGRPMAKSVLLALCRLVEILKCFQFIFHKKLLPLVYIISLISQHLSHKALTLLRHVRKSLTQEKSYKEQQLDVLSALNICEQNLKGPNTSQRILIAKLSLSASGLSYDHLTEIRSVINRLELICCVHSILNRLCDCSFLYWHQIYMLPVYFSKLIETKADLSRYYLILSALSDCALIAGDKISGSTDNCLKKDLFGPLNQIVETNLRLQTHLHLQLPPSDPFKNTLPLNFSKFCPTRMDKYYISIKKETEHYLSTMFYNLTTVVLHDWRTYGEMRRLARLQYGLETVEDNLPMQTLEQGLDVLEIMRNINVFVGKYLYNLNNQVFVEESSNNKHLNTINISHVANSIRTHGIGIMNTTVNFTYQFLQKKFYIFSQFMFDEHIKSRLLKDMRYFSERKLELGQMYPYERADKFNIGIRNLGLNQNGLSYLDLFRKLITQIGNAMGYIRLIRSGGRRFLSDSTCFIPNLKEIDQLNELMTQEEPSDLTKKAANCLMSDIKNLVENFEEATEYFKLLVKVFIPVFRNPSNIHLKNFYIIVPPLTINFVEHSLTCKERLNKKNKNDAAFTDDGFVIGLAYIIELLGQESQLNSLHWFHSVQAKFAQDKKKIEKQRAVASKQDDKLQQTLQLSDKRINSFEREFQLLYYSFSSARIFFQT, from the exons atgctTGAACCAAAAAATGTagcggaaaaaaaattaaatgcggAAACTCATA gaataaTTGGAGAGGTGCAATTACTCCAGTATGGTAATTTTTTGGATAAGTACACTGTAgatttatgtaattttaaagaaaaattaccaAATAACCTAAACGTACGACTAGAGCCCATCTTGCTACAG AGTTCCAGGagtgaaaatatttctttgcTGCATTTAGTGCACTCTGATCATAAATTGCTAAGCAGAATATTAGCAAGTTTATCTTCAATATGtgaagaaataaatttgttggtTGAGGAGGCTCGAGGTTATTATGCAATATTTGTTTTCTATGGAGAAG GAAAAAATACAACTTGGGAGAATTTAGAGTCAGTTTCGTCCATTGTTGAAGTATTACAAAAagtcaattgttttattgaacGCTGCCATCAAGTTATCACTTTATTATTCCAACAATTGTGCGCTATCTTAGGCAAAGACCACAATGCAATACGCTCTAATGCTTGTTTTcca gAATTACTGGATTGCTTAGCAGAATTGTTAGTTTGTTTGTTGACTTTTGATAGTCTATTCTCTTCACATGCTGTATTAAAAGAACATTGGTCATTGTATTGGAGGTCTGTTAAAAGTATTTTACATAATCCTTCCAAATATCGCATGACGCGGGAACAAATCAGATCTCTCGATAAACATTTAGCAAGTATTgaaaatgcattattaactggaaatatttttaag acCGCCTTAGAAAAATGTCTTGACGAAAAATTAATCTTCGTCATTAAAAACAGTAGTCTTTCAAATGAAATTGCTGCCTATATTAATCAATTGTTAAACGAGTTGGAGAGAGATgaagaaaacatattttttacgcAAGTTTGGCTACAAGTAAATTCACTGGTTGTTTTAGAGCATTATTTGTTTGGTAGTACAGATAAAAAATTAGTTAAGCGTCTTCTGGAAGTCAACAAAAAG GCTTCCGCGTGTACATTGTGTGGAAATGTGCTATGGTACCccgaacaatttttattaaaacatgtTCCCTCCTTGACCAAATTCATTGATGAGAAAACTGTTGATAATGTTAGACTTACAAAAATCGCCTTAAGAAGCCAAAGTTTGCCCAAAGAATCACACGCGTTGTCATTACAG GCGTGTCACTGGATGATCGAAATTGACAGAATAACGCGAAGGAATTTAACGAGTTTTGATGTgagacatttacaaaaaacttCTGACTTGTTGATAGAGGGAATCAAATTGGTGAAAAAAATCAGTGAAGTTGTCAAGTGGATAACTAATTTGCACGCTGACAAAGGGCGACCTATGGCCAAGTCCGTTCTTCTAGCGTTATGTCGACTTGTCGAAATCCtgaagtgttttcaatttatatttcataaaaaattgttgcccCTAGTATATATTATTTCGTTAATTTCTCAACATTTGTCTCACAAAGCTTTAACGTTATTGCGCCACGTCCGc AAAAGCTTAACGCAAGAGAAATCTTACAAAGAACAACAGTTGGACGTTTTGTCTGCTTTGAACATttgcgaacaaaatttaaagg GGCCTAACACGAGCCAACGAATTTTAATAGCAAAGTTGTCTCTTTCCGCAAGTGGGTTATCCTATGATCATTTAACTGAGATAAGATCTGTGATAAACCGTTTagaattaatttgttgtgTACATTCTATATTAAATCGGCTATGTGATTGCTCTTTTTTATATTGGCACCAGATTTATATGTTGcctgtatatttttcaaagttgaTTGAAACCAAAGCTGACCTATCTAGATATTAT TTGATACTCAGTGCTTTAAGTGATTGTGCTCTTATTGCCGGAGATAAAATCTCTGGATCGACTGACAATTGTCTTAAAAAAGACTTATTTGGACCGTTAAATCAAATTGTTGAAACTAATTTGCGCCTTCAAACACACTTGCATTTACAATTGCCTCCATCAGATCCATTCAAAAACACTCTACCTTTGAATTTCTCCAAATTTTGTCCAACTAGAATGGATAAGTACTACATCAgcataaaaaaagaaactgaaCATTATCTGAGCACcatgttttataatttaacGACGGTAGTTTTGCATGACTGGAGAACTTACGGTGAAATGAGAAG gCTAGCGCGTCTTCAGTATGGTTTGGAAACAGTCGAGGACAATCTTCCAATGCAAACGCTTGAACAAGGGCTAGATGtgttagaaataatgagaaataTCAACGTGTTTGTGGGGAAATACTTGTACAATTTGAACAATCAAGTGTTTGTTGAAGAATCAAGCAATAATAAGCATCTAAATACTATCAACATTTCACACGTAGCTAACTCCATTCGAACACATGGAATAG GAATCATGAACACTACAGTGAATTTTACTTatcaatttttacaaaagaaaTTCTACATATTTTCGCAATTTATGTTTGATGAACACATCAAGTCGCGCTTGTTGAAAGACATGCGTTATTTTTCCGAACGCAAATTGGAATTAGGACAAATGTACCCTTACGAACGGGCCGACAAATTTAACATTGGAATTAGAAATCTGGGGTTAAACCAGAATGGTTTGAGTTACCTAGATTTATTCAGAAAATTGATCACCCAAATAG GTAATGCGATGGGTTACATCCGACTGATCCGTTCCGGTGGCCGTCGATTTTTATCTGACAGCACTTGTTTCATCCCTAATCTTAAAGAAATCGACCAACTAAACGAGCTTATGACACAAGAAGAACCCTCAGATTTAACTAAAAAAGCAGCAAATTGTTTGATGAGTGATATAAAgaatttagttgaaaatttcgaGGAGGCCACAGAGTATTTTAAACTACTTGTTAAGGTTTTTATACCAGTTTTCAGGAATCCAAGTAATATACACTTGAagaatttttatataattgttCCACCGttgacaataaattttgttgaacATTCTTTAACGTGTAAGGAACGATtgaataagaaaaataaaaacgacgCTGCGTTCACCGACGACGGATTCGTTATTGGACTCGCGTATATTATCGAACTTTTGGGACAAGAGAGTCAATTAAATTCGTTACATTGGTTTCATTCAGTTCAAGCGAAATTCGCGCAGGATaagaagaaaattgaaaagcAAAGAGCTGTTGCTAGTAAACAAGACGATAAATTGCAACAAACTTTGCAATTGTCGGACAAGAGAATCAATTCTTTCGAACGT gaATTTCAATTACTTTATTACAGCTTCAGCAGTGccagaatttttttccaaacatgA